AATCATTTGAATCTTGGTCGACCTGCTGTTGTACTCCTACCAGAAGGCTGGTCGCCCGACCGGTTCATTGATGGATTAAAGCGTTTTGTTGTTACCGAGAAGATATCACACCAAGTGGTCTTCTTTGGTCGACAGACATCCGGAGACCTTCCAAATTGTAGAGAGTTGGACGATGATCCTTGGAAAACGTTGCAGGAAATCCGATATGAGAGCACACAACTAGAACGAGAGTTCAACCAAACTGCCACCGCTCTATTGTCCTTGGACTCCTTGGAAAACCGCTATGGAGTCCGAGCTGTACGAAGTCTTGTAGGCGCAGTGACCGCATCCCTATCTCAAACCGGAAGAGTGATAATGGGTATTCTTGGGATGAATCAAGATGTGAAGAGTGAATCACTCTCTCCAAATATGCATCTCAGAATCGAAGACATTGACGGTGTGTTGAGTTTGCATGGTATGATTCCCCGTAGCAACTATTTGGCTGTCAAACCAATCCGAACGACGGGTTTCATGGACTACAGCCTAATACCTATAGAGTGAAAACTGACGGATTGATTAACCATGGATAGAACGATATTGGTCGTCGACGATGAAACCGTTACCACCCAGCTAGCAGAGACATTCCTAGGAAGGCATGGATTCAAGGTAGAATGTGCCTATGACGGTGAAGAAGCGTTGGAAATAGCAGAAGCCACCGAACCTGATCTTATCCTTCTTGATGTTATGCTCCCGAAAATGATTGGCTATGAGGTCTGCAGTATTCTAAAATCAAAAGAGAAATTCAAAGAGACTCCTATTCTGTTTTTCACCGCAAAGGGCCTGAAGCGAGACATTGCCCGGGGAAAGGAGGCGGGGGGCGATGACTATATCATCAAACCTTTTTCGGGCAAAGAGCTAGTTGAACTGATTAGAGAACATCTGGGAATAGAAGAAACCTGAGTTGGTCACAAACATGGACGACTCCCATGATCGAGCCTATGGCGGAAGAATAATTGAAGATCTTCTGATCAAGCCACCACCGGGTTATGTTTTTGTTGTAAGTGCAGCACAGGACAGCCACTATGACCTTTTCATGCTCACTCTCATCCGAAAAGCCATTGAGCTTGGTATGAACACCCTTGAAGTAGTCACTGATGCAAGAAATCGAGAGCTCATGGAAGAACTATCTTCGATGCAAAGTGACTTGTTTCAAATCCTTGAAACCTCATATGGCCAGGATTTGCTCGCGAAGCACAGCTGCCAGCCACATCTTCATGAAATCAACATCATGCTGAGAGAGCTCAGAAATGTACTGGGCCCAAAAATCGTAATTTTCGAAGGGTTAACCCCGTTGCT
This is a stretch of genomic DNA from Candidatus Thorarchaeota archaeon. It encodes these proteins:
- a CDS encoding response regulator, which produces MDRTILVVDDETVTTQLAETFLGRHGFKVECAYDGEEALEIAEATEPDLILLDVMLPKMIGYEVCSILKSKEKFKETPILFFTAKGLKRDIARGKEAGGDDYIIKPFSGKELVELIREHLGIEET